In Mastomys coucha isolate ucsf_1 unplaced genomic scaffold, UCSF_Mcou_1 pScaffold9, whole genome shotgun sequence, the genomic window tgtccctctctcccacaGGGTCTGACAACTCACCTTGTTAGGATTGAGGATTCTGAAGACCTGGGTGATGGGAAGACCACCCTGAGCTGGAATTGTGTTCCCACTGGGGGCCTGTAACTGCAGCTGGAAACTCTGAACATGGGAGATTTGGGCAGAGCATAAAGGCCTCCGGTTGGGCTCAGGCAATCCTCCATATCCCGTGACTCCCAAACATTTTTGGATAAACACCCCAATAACTCCATTACTCTTTTCCCATTAccccctgcctcccaccctccTCCACAACTTTCTGGCCTTTTCTCCTGCAGTGCCTGTGCCACCTCTGAATCTGCTACATTGTTTCAAATTGGCCTCAAAGTTATTGTGTTaccccagattggcctcaaacagttaagtccccctgcctcagctttctaaatTCTAGAATTACAGGCTCGAACTATCATACCTGGCTGAACCCCACCATTTTCAAACCTTGGGCACAGCTGCCTGGCAAATGAAGTGGGTAACATCCTCCTTTGAGgagttggtggtggtggcagtgactAAGAGCAAAGCAGGGTTTTCCAAGGACCGCATGAAAGAAAGATCCAGCTGTAGACCCCCACGCTCAAATACTCTGACACTGGGGatgggagctggagaagggagagaggcagctcagtgcaTGGGCTTAAGATAGAACACCCATCCACTAATCCAGTAAAAATGGAGTGAGCCAGTCTTGATCCTGCAACTGCCCCAGATCTAATGATAAGGTAGACAAGCTAATGTTTGGGCTGACCATctagctgggggaagggaaacaTTGAAATACAAGATAATCATGGCTTTGATGAACCAAGTTAAATAGGAGAGGGTAGGACAGATGGCATTAACTGAAGAGTGAGCAGTATCGATCGGCTAGTTGTAATCTTTTTGGTGTTGGGTAAAGAACACGAAATGTTAAGGGCTTAAGGTGGAAGACTTTGAGGAATTGAAGAGACCAATAGAGTGGGCAGTGGGAAGTGATAAGGAACAGGCTGGAATAGAAACAGGCCTGCAGACTGGGGTGAGAAATACAAGGGAGATCATTAAAGAGTACCACGATGGGACTGCCATGGACCAAAGCCTTTGCCTACTGAGATGGGTGTCCTCATCCTTGgctcagaaagagaaatgattCATTTCCACCCCCTTCTATAATGTTTCTCTCTTTGCTGAGGCCTACCTGGGGGTGGAGGTGCACAGGGCAGGTCAAGGAGGTGAATTAAGGCTTCCCCGGGGGAAGGATCCAGAGGAGGAAGATGCTGAGCATGCCCAGAAGTGTCATCCAGGAGATCAAGCAGATCTAAGAGTTTGGTGGTGGTCTGGGAAGAAGGGCAGGAGGTCACTGCAAGGCGTCAACACCCACATAAATCATCTTTACCCaggtcctcccacctcctcacctGGGGTTCTGTGGGGGCAGGGGCTGTCGCTTCCAAGAGCTGGGCCCCTGCTTGCTTCTTCTTTGCTTCCTCATTAATGGAAGGGTCACTGCGCTCTACGAGAGGCATCTTTTCCAGGATGGCGGCTCTGAAGGGACAGGATGCAAGGGTTCCTGTGTGAAACCCACACTTTCACAGAAGCATTTGGAAAGAGGACCAAGGACACAGAAGGCTGTGGCATGCAGGGCACCATTGGTAGTCTTCTGACAACTGATGAGGATGGGAAACCAGCTTGGCATCAACTATGGATGGATGCCACAAAGAGGGAGGCAATGAAGAGAGCACTGGGAGAGGAGAGTCTGCAGTTCTACCTGCAGGTCTCTGGACACACCTCATGTGGTCGTACTTCTGGAAGAGTGTGTTATATTCCACGGCCCGCTGTTGAAGTTCTATGTCCACGCAGCTCCCGTAGATGGACACCACCTGGCGGATACGACTGGGCCACCATGTGGCATGTGAGAGAGAGGCAATGGCCGTCAGCCTGCTCTTCCACTCCAGgatgagaagggaggaagagacctCACAGAGTTGGGAGGCACCTGATACATGTGGCTCAAAAGCAGATTCCTAAGGACTAGGAGAGGAGAGGGATGCCCGCCTGGGGACTTAGTAGGCCTGGCAAAGGACATCTTACAAGGGACAGGAGCCCCCTTCTTACTTGTTGTCT contains:
- the Ap1g2 gene encoding AP-1 complex subunit gamma-like 2 isoform X3, which encodes MMKELQAFLESCPPDLRADCASGILLAAERFAPSKRWHIDTILHVLTTAGAHVRDDAVANLTQLIGEAEELHTYSVHRLYSALAEDISQQPLVQVAAWCIGEYGDLLLEGNCEETEPFQVEEKDVLALLEKVLQSHMSLPATRGYAITALMKLSTRLRGDNNRIRQVVSIYGSCVDIELQQRAVEYNTLFQKYDHMRAAILEKMPLVERSDPSINEEAKKKQAGAQLLEATAPAPTEPQTTTKLLDLLDLLDDTSGHAQHLPPLDPSPGEALIHLLDLPCAPPPPAPIPSVRVFERGGLQLDLSFMRSLENPALLLVTATTTNSSKEDVTHFICQAAVPKSFQLQLQAPSGNTIPAQGGLPITQVFRILNPNKAPLRLKLRLTYNHSGQPVQEIFEVDNLPVETWQ